CTTAGGGAGTTTGTGGATACGGTGCGCGTCGCTATCATTTGTATTTTTGAGTCCAAACTGGAGAGGGTGGATCAGTTCACCATGTTGCAATGTATAGGTCCATCTTACGATGGTTTTGCTTACCTCCCTACTTCGGAGACTAGGGGGGGCATCATTGTGGGTTGGGACTCGTCCAAGGTGCAACTTTCTAACTTCGCGTTTGACACAAACTTCCTCACGGGTTTTGTGTCACCGTGGGAGGGACCCACTTGGTGGATGTCGGTAGTATATGGGCCACAGTCCGATGCCCAGAAAATAACCTTCCTGGAAGACCTTGCGGAGAGGCGCACGCTTTGCCCGGGGCCGTGGCTAGTCATCGGGGATTTCAACTTGATTTTGCATGCGGCTGACAAGAGCAACAACAGGATTGACCGGAGAATTATGGGCAAATTTAAGAGATTCATTGATGATAATGCTCTCAAATAATTGTTCTTGCATGGTCGGAGGTTCACCTGGAGTAGTGAGAGGGAGGAGCCAACCTTGACCAAGATTGACAGGGCTTTTGTGTCGGTGGATTGGGAGATGGACCACCCAGACTGCCTCCTACAAGCCATGTCCACCTCGGCGTTAGATCATTGCCCTCTTTTCCTCGCGCTAGAAGAACACTTGCATCCGAAGAGACGATTTCGGTTCGAGCTATTCTGGGTCAAGCTTGAGGGCTTTCTGGAGGCGGTCAAAGAGGCATGGGTGTGTGATGAAGGAATTACCGATCCTTTCCATCGACTGGATGTGCTACTAAGGAACACGGCCAAGTTCCTCACGGCCTGGGACATCGCAGAGTTGGCAACATTAAGCTGCAAATCGTGTGTGCCAATCTGGTAATCCTAAGGTTTGATGTTGCACAGGAATCCATGCAGCTGACGGAGGGAGAAAGATGGCTCAGGGCTTCTCTTAAGCACCTGGTGCTAGGGTTGGCGTGGCTCGAGAGAACTATCGCGCGACAGCGGTCGCGTATCAGATGGCTGCAAGAAGGCGACGCCAACACTGCGCTATTCCACCTGATTGCCAATGGAAGGAAGACGAAGAATTTTATACCAGCGCTGTCGGTGGAGGGGCAGGTCATTGCGGACCAGCAGGGCAAAGAGGAGGCGTTCCTTGAGGCTTACCAGGAGTTGCTTGGGAAAGACAGGGCGAGGGAGCACTCGTTAGATCTGGAGTTCTTGAACATTCCAAGACTAGACCTGTCCGAGCAGGATCTTGTGTTCCAGGAAGAGGAAATCTGGGCGGTGATTAAGGAGCCATCGGAGAAGGCACCGGGGCCTGGCGGATTTATTGGGATATTTTTCCAGAAGGCATGGGAGATCGTCAAAAAGGATGTGATCGCGGCGATGAATAAGCTATTTCTGAATAATGCCCATGGCTTTGGTCGTCTCAATCAGGCGCTCATCACTCTCATTCCGAAATCACCGGAAGCTTGCAGGATCAAGGATTTTAGGCCGATTTGTCTGCTACACAGTGCCCCAAAACTCGCTTCTAAGCTGCTGGCGTCGAGGCTTAGTAGACGCATGCCAGAGCTTGTTATCATTAACCAGTCGGCATTCATCAAGGGGCGGAATATACACGATAACTTCCTGTTGGTGAGACAGATGGCTAGATGACTGCACAAGAGGAAGGTTAAGGGGGCCATGCTCAAACTTGACATCTCACGAGCGTTCGATTCGCTGTCATGGCCTTTTCTTTTCGAGGTGTTGAGAGCGAAGGGATTCTCGGAGAGATGGTTATCTTGGGTGGCAGTGTTACTCTCCACGGCTACGTCTAGAGTGGTGGTTAACGGATGCGCTGGCAAGAAATTCTCACACGCGTGCGGCCTGAGGCAGGGGGACTCGCTTTCGCCGTTCCTTTTTGTGATTGCCATGGATGTGCTCACTGCGATTGTAAGGAAAGCACATGATGATCAGATTCTGTCGAAGATCAATGGTTGTGGTCCACTTCAACGCCTGTCCTTGTACGCCGACGATGTGGTCCTATTTATCAAGCCTACGAGATCTGATCTGGAGTTTGTCAAGGAGGCTCTTAGTATGTTTGGCGAGGCATCTGGGTTGATGGTCAACTTCGTGAAATCCTCTGCCATTCTGATCAGAGGAGATGAGGGGGATGAGGAAAGGCTGAGGAACATATTGCCGTGGAAGATTGATAAGTTTCCGTGCAAGTATCTAGGGCTGCAGGTCAGCATCAAGAATCTCTTAAGATCAGATTGGCAACCGATCGTTGATGCGGCCCTACGAATTCTACCTGGCTGGCAGCGGGGGATGGTGACTCGGCCGGGCAGGCTCATCTTAGTGAATCAAGTAATGAGGGCGAACAAAGGTTGCCGAGCATTTTTCTGGGCCGGATCGGAGGAGATTCACGGAGGGAAGTGCGCTGTGGCTTGGCAGAGGGTGTGTAGACCTAAACAGCTTGGCGGGCTGGGAGTTATCGATCTGCACAAGCAAGGCATAGCTCTCAGATTGAGATGGGAATGGCTTAAGCGAACTGATGAGTCAAGACCGTGGCAGGGGCTGAGTGCGATGATCGACAAGCAGACGCAAGAGGCGTTTACGAGCTTGGTGAGCTGGTCCATTGGAGATGGATCGAAAATCTTGTTCTGAAAAGACAGGTGGATGGTGGATGCACGGTTAAGGAGATTGCACCCTTACTCACAGCGAAGGTTCGGACACAGGTGGCCAACAGAAGATTACTGTGTGAGGGGATGTTCATGCATGCCTGGACGAATGACATCTCAGGCGAGCTAGACACGGATGGCCTCGCTCAATTCATCAAGCTCTGAGACATTCTGATCGAGGTCCACTTGCGGCAAGATGAGGAAGACAGGCCAGTCTGGGCTTGGAACCGCTCTGGGAACTACTCGGCTGCCTCGGCTTATCATATGATGTGTGAAGGTGGTATCAAATTCCAGGCGGCTACAGCGATTTGGAAGTGCTGGGCGCCGTTGGGCTGCAAAATATTCATCTGGTTGGCCATCTTGCATAGACTCTGGACGCTAGATCGGCGTGCGCGCCATGGGTTGCAGGACACGACCTCGCCTTGCTATCTATGTGAGCAAGAGGAGGACACGGTGGAACACATGTTGATGCAATGCGTGTTTGCCAGGCAGGTTTGGCACCAGTGTTTCCTGGTTGTGGGGTGGAGCTTATCGATGCTGCCTACGGGACAGGACTCCTTGCAGGATTGGTGGGTCAGATCTAGGAAGCGGGTGGAGAAGGCGCAACGCAAGGAGTTTGACTCCTTTGTCATGTTGGTGTGTTGGTGTATTTGGAAGCAGAGGAACGGGAGAGTATTTGGTAGGAACGATACATGTAACGAACAAGGCACAGTTCGGATCATACTTAGAGAGCGACACCTTTGGGCGATCGccagagagagaggagtgcaaaCGGATAGTGAGTAGTCAGCTAGGGTTTTCGGAGTAGGGGTGGGTAGGCGTGCCGAGGGCGACGCCTGCAATCTGTAATGCTTTTGTAAATATCTTTCTCTCTTCTATAAAGCTAAGGTACGCTATTGGCGTACTCTCGAAAAAAAAGGTGTGGCCACATGGCTCCCCCACTCTGTCCATGGTTAAGTACATCCAACTTGCTAATTGGATCGATGCCGCAGCTAGCATGATCCGTAAATGATGCCGAATCAAGTTAAACAAGTAGGTAGAATCTATCGTGCAGATGTAGCGTATCTTTGAATTTTCAGACCTTGGTCGATGCGAATTGCACATGCCTGATGTTCCCGTTTTGTAGCTCTTGTTCTTAAATTATAAATAAATCTCTCCACCCTGCCTGTGGCGTGGGCGTGGATCACATTGAGCTTAGGTAGGACTAGTCAGCAGTATGGATCAGGTCATTAGCCGTGTATAAATAACAAGGGTTTAGTGGGCATATTGTGCAACCCAcacgcccctcccctcccctcttgTACTACTAGGTACAAGAAGAAGCTGAGCTACAGCAATGGCGCCCAGAGCAGCTGCGGCCGTGGCCGTCGTGGCCTTGGTCTGCGCAGTGCAGTCGTCCCTCTCAGGGGCAGCCGTCCCGGGTCTGTCCCCTGGCTTCTACAAGACGACCTGCCCAGGGCTGGAGCAAATCGTGAACGCCCAAGTGACGGCGACCTTCAACAAAGACCAAGGTGTCGCTCCCGCCCTCCTGCGCGTCCTCTTCCACGACTGCTTTACGCAGGTAGGTTTCTGCATTACATGGATGAGAAATACtgtctactactccctccgtcccataatataagacgtttttgcattGCTACTTTAACGTTGCAGGGCTGCGACGCGTCGGTGCTCATCAAAGGCCGCGGCACCGAGCAGATCCCCGGCGGAGCCAACGGGACTCTCCGCCGCGTGGCTCTGGACCTCATCGATCGCATCCACCGCGAGGCCCAAGCTGCCTGCGGTCGGGTGGTCTCATGCGCCGACGTTACCGTGCTCGCTACCCGCGACGCGCTGTTCAAGGCCGGCGGTCCCCGTTTCAACGTCGACCTGGGCCGGCTTGACTCGTTCGCCCCGGCGCCAGATAGGGTTAACGACCTGCCCTCGCCATTCGTCGGCGCGGACAAGCACATCGAGGCCTTCAAGGCCCGCAAACTCAGCGCCGATGACCTGGTTTCCCTCTCCGGCGCGCACACCTTCGGTGTGGCCCACTGCGGGGTCATCCCACCCCGGGGCACCCATTCCATGGATCCCCAGCTCGCCAAGCAGCTACAGGAGAAATGCACCAAACCCACGGCAACAACCACGCAAGACCTCGACGTCCTCACGCCGCACGTCTTCGACAACAAGTACTACGTGGGCCTGACCCAGAAGAAGGGGATGTTCCTGTCCGACCAGTCGCTCATCGACCACCCGCTCACCAAGAACCTCGCCCTCGCCTTCTCCAAGAACCAGACAGCCTTCTTCATCGAGTTCGGCAAGTCGATGACCAAGATGACCGAGATGGGTGTGATCACCAGCAAGCTGCAGGGCGAGGTCCGGGCCGACTGCACCGTCGCAGGGAAGCCCCCCCGCATCGaggccgccaccgccgccgaccAGGGGTTCACGGCCGACATGTAAGACATGTTCCATGCAACGTAGCGTTCCTCAGCTAACCGTGTCCGTGCGTATACGCACGCGAACGCGCGGTGGCTTATGTTGGTGTGTGCGTCTTGTGCTTGTGCTGCCTAGCTAGTACTACTCCTAGTTAGTTAATAATGAGCGGTCGGTTCACTTGCTTCCTAGCATAGGATTGATCGAGGTTCCTAGTTTTGGGACACCCTTGTAAGATCTTCGtcatgtctttttcagatttccaACATCCGTAATGTCATATTTTCATTTCAAGATAGTACTGTCTTCGACAAGCTGTGCATGTCACCTCTGTCTGGGAGGGTGGTGCTGTATGATGGTCGTCAACGCAGACAGCACCAGACCAGTACTGCTACCAAAACATGCCATCTTAACTACTCCGGAGTTAATTGCAAGAAATCATCACGGACTtcatttgcaaaaaaaaataccCAGTCCTTAATTATTTACAGAATTGACATACACCTCCCTGGATTTCACAAAGACGTCCTTATTCACAAAATAAAAAAGCAATCAGCCCACCTCGCACCCCCGTCGCATGCCTCCTACGAGCTGGTGGCTAGCCACCACGAGGCGGCCTCTGGAGAGATGACCTCCGACgacacacaagtataggggattaatcgtagtcctttcgataagtaacagtgtcgaacccaacgaggagcgaaAAAAATGATAAGCTGTTTCCAGCAAGATATTCTTTGCAGGTGCTGTAAGTAACAGTGGTAGATAGTATTGTAGCAATGTAATTCGTAACAAGTGACAAGTAACAAAAGTAGCAAGTGTGCAACAGGATAGCCCATTCCTTTTTGTAGCGAAGGATGGGCCTGAAAgtactcttatataaagcaaagcgctcccgaggacacatggaaatTTCCGTCTAGTCATGTTCATCATGTTGAGTTGATTCgagttcgttactttgataatttgatatgcggATGGACCAGTGCtaaggtgttgttcttacttgaacaagcaacccacttatgattaccccctctcgcaagcatctgcaactacgaaagaacaattaagataaatctaacatgtggatccaaatcagccacTTATGAAATAACGCATAAATTAGGGTTTAaacttctatcactctagcaacccataatCTACTTATTACTCCATAATGTCTTCCCTTAGGCCgaaaatatggtgaagtgtcatgt
The Aegilops tauschii subsp. strangulata cultivar AL8/78 chromosome 3, Aet v6.0, whole genome shotgun sequence genome window above contains:
- the LOC109739545 gene encoding peroxidase 12; its protein translation is MAPRAAAAVAVVALVCAVQSSLSGAAVPGLSPGFYKTTCPGLEQIVNAQVTATFNKDQGVAPALLRVLFHDCFTQGCDASVLIKGRGTEQIPGGANGTLRRVALDLIDRIHREAQAACGRVVSCADVTVLATRDALFKAGGPRFNVDLGRLDSFAPAPDRVNDLPSPFVGADKHIEAFKARKLSADDLVSLSGAHTFGVAHCGVIPPRGTHSMDPQLAKQLQEKCTKPTATTTQDLDVLTPHVFDNKYYVGLTQKKGMFLSDQSLIDHPLTKNLALAFSKNQTAFFIEFGKSMTKMTEMGVITSKLQGEVRADCTVAGKPPRIEAATAADQGFTADM